A genomic region of Arachis stenosperma cultivar V10309 chromosome 9, arast.V10309.gnm1.PFL2, whole genome shotgun sequence contains the following coding sequences:
- the LOC130949708 gene encoding uncharacterized protein LOC130949708 produces MGATPFHPSILKVRLPKNFDKPTDMRYDGTKDPQEHITAFEARMNLEGVGDAVRCQAFPVTLAGLAIRWFNALPQGSITAFMDISQRFLARFTTRIAKAKYPINLLGVTQNPGKMTRNFLDRFNDECLEIDGLTNSVASLCLTNGLLNKDFRKHLTTKPVWSMLEIQSVAKEYINDEEVSQAIAANKRQLPNHPARQTPS; encoded by the coding sequence ATGGGAGCCACCCCCTTCCACCCCTCGATCCTCAAGGTCCGACTTCCAAAGAATTtcgacaagccaacggacatgaggtacgatgGGACTAAGGATCCCCAAGAGCACATCACAGCCTTTGAAGCAAGGATGAACTTGGAGGGGGTAGGCGATGCGGTCAGGTGCCAGGCATTCCCCGTAACGCTAGCTGGCCTAGCGATTCGATGGTTCAACGCCCTCCCACAAGGATCCATCACAGCTTTCATGGACATCTCCCAACGCTTCCTGGCTCGGTTCACGACACGCATAGCCAAGGCAAAATACCCAATCAACTTGCTAGGGGTTACCCAAAATCCCGGAAAGATGACCAGAAATTTCCTAGACAGATTCAACGATGAGTGTCTAGAGATTGACGGCCTTACAAACTCAGTCGCTAGTCTCTGCCTAACGAACGGCCTGCTAAACAAGGACTTTAGGAAGCACCTCACCACCAAGCCTGTCTGGTCCATGCTAGAAATTCAAAGCGTGGCCAAGGAATACATTAATGATGAAGAAGTGAGTCAGGCTATAGCAGCCAATAAACGGCAGCTCCCAAACCACCCAGCTCGGCAAACCCCAAGTTGA